One Streptomyces sp. V4I8 genomic window carries:
- a CDS encoding TerB family tellurite resistance protein — MLPGRGRDGRAAKAARILGTRTAWSAVGDGEFFCPGCGGDRNYQRLSGQRRFTFLGVPVLPRGETGPVVECAACRRHFGTDVLDHPTTTRFSAMLRDAVHTVALAVLAAGGTCARPALEAAAATVRAAGFDDCTEEQLNALVEALAADTGRVFSEPCGAGLAIELHEALDPLAPHLAPPGRESILLQGARIALADGPYTPAERDVLATVGAALIICAEDVTRLLAAAARTPS, encoded by the coding sequence GTGCTGCCAGGACGGGGACGAGACGGCCGTGCTGCCAAGGCTGCGCGCATCCTGGGTACCCGCACCGCGTGGTCGGCCGTCGGGGACGGGGAGTTCTTCTGCCCCGGCTGCGGAGGCGACCGCAACTACCAGCGGCTGAGCGGGCAACGACGCTTCACCTTCCTCGGTGTGCCCGTGCTGCCGCGCGGTGAGACCGGCCCTGTCGTGGAGTGCGCGGCATGCCGCCGCCACTTCGGCACCGATGTCCTCGACCATCCGACCACCACCCGCTTCTCCGCGATGCTCCGCGACGCCGTCCACACCGTCGCCCTCGCGGTGCTGGCGGCGGGCGGCACCTGCGCCCGGCCGGCCCTGGAGGCCGCGGCGGCCACGGTGCGCGCGGCCGGCTTCGACGACTGCACGGAGGAACAGCTCAACGCCCTGGTCGAGGCGCTGGCGGCGGACACCGGACGGGTCTTCTCCGAGCCGTGCGGCGCCGGGCTGGCCATAGAGCTCCACGAGGCCCTGGACCCGCTGGCCCCGCACCTCGCGCCGCCCGGCCGGGAGTCGATCCTGCTCCAGGGGGCGCGCATCGCCCTGGCCGACGGTCCGTACACACCCGCCGAGCGCGATGTCCTGGCGACGGTCGGCGCCGCCCTCATCATCTGCGCCGAGGACGTGACCCGGCTGCTGGCCGCGGCGGCACGCACACCGTCGTAG